Proteins encoded in a region of the Leopardus geoffroyi isolate Oge1 chromosome E2, O.geoffroyi_Oge1_pat1.0, whole genome shotgun sequence genome:
- the NAPSA gene encoding napsin-A — protein MSPLPTLLLWLLLLLTVEPASASLIRIPLRRVHTGHRTLNPLRGWGKPAATPALGAPSPGDKPTFIPLSNYMNVQYYGEIGLGTPPQNFSVVFDTGSSNLWVPSIRCHFFSLPCWLHHRFNPKASSSFQPNGTKFAIQYGTGRLAGILSEDKLTIGGIMNASVIFGEALWESSLVFTLARFDGILGLAFPVLAVGGVRPPLDVLVDQGLLDKPVFSFYLNRDPEADDGGELVLGGSDPAHYIPPLTFVPVTIPAYWQIHMGRMKVGTGLTLCAQGCAAILDTGTSLITGPTEEIRALNTAIGGISLLVGVYLIQCETIPRLPPVSFLLGGVWFNLTAQDYVIQSVRGGFRLCLSGFQALDMPSPAGPLWILGDVFLRTYVAVFDRGNLTSGARVGLARSRFGETGPRKGGPAQAQFSGWRLG, from the exons ATGTCTCCGCTACCGACGCTGCTGCTgtggttgctgctgctgctgactgtggagcctgccaGCGCCTCGCTGATCCG GATCCCTCTCCGCCGAGTGCACACTGGACACAGGACTCTGAACCCACTGAGGGGATGGGGGAAGCCAGCAGCGACCCCCGCTTTGGGGGCCCCCTCCCCTGGAGACAAGCCCACCTTCATACCTCTCTCTAACTACATGAAT GTCCAGTATTACGGGGAAATTGGACTGGGAACGCCCCCACAAAACTTCTCTGTCGTTTTTGACACTGGCTCCTCCAATCTCTGGGTCCCGTCCATAAGATGTCACTTCTTCAGCCTGCCCTGCT GGCTCCACCACCGTTTCAACCCCAAGGCCTCCAGCTCCTTCCAACCCAATGGGACCAAGTTTGCCATTCAGTATGGAACTGGGAGGCTAGCTGGCATCCTGAGTGAGGACAAGCTGACT ATTGGAGGAATTATGAATGCATCAGTGATTTTTGGAGAGGCTCTGTGGGAGTCCAGCCTGGTGTTCACTCTTGCCCGCTTCGATGGGATACTGGGCCTTGCTTTCCCCGTTCTGGCCGTGGGAGGGGTCCGACCCCCACTGGATGTACTGGTGGACCAGGGGCTACTGGATAAGCCTGTCTTCTCCTTCTACCTCAACAG GGATCCTGAAGCGGACGATGGAGGAGAGCTGGTCCTGGGGGGCTCTGACCCGGCTCACTATATCCCACCCCTCACCTTCGTGCCGGTCACGATCCCCGCCTACTGGCAGATCCACATGGGGCG TATGAAGGTGGGCACAGGGCTGACCCTTTGTGCCCAGGGCTGCGCTGCCATCCTGGACACGGGCACATCCCTCATCACAGGACCCACTGAAGAGATCCGGGCCCTGAATACAGCCATTGGAGGAATCTCCTTGCTGGtgggcgtg tACCTCATCCAGTGCGAGACAATCCCCAGGCTGCCCCCCGTCTCCTTCCTCCTTGGTGGGGTCTGGTTTAACCTCACGGCTCAGGACTACGTCATCCAG AGTGTTCGGGGTGGTTTCCGCCTCTGCTTGTCTGGCTTCCAGGCCCTCGACATGCCTTCGCCTGCAGGACCCCTCTGGATTCTCGGCGATGTCTTCTTGCGGACCTACGTAGCCGTCTTCGACCGCGGGAACCTGACGAGCGGGGCCCGAGTGGGGCTGGCGCGCTCTCGCTTTGGGGAAACCGGACCACGAAAGGGTGGGCCCGCGCAGGCGCAGTTCTCCGGTTGGCGCCTCGGTTAG
- the LOC123578707 gene encoding uncharacterized protein LOC123578707 isoform X9 yields MRTRAGLGVRKSPRERRVGAGLVEGRALPRPLGWPDTEQLGAGAGAGPQLLPRLRREEAVPAGAKGAGQGLRAFSRCIIPGPPPPSAGAAAGPEAASLRRELQKWSLSCRPRSSQARDPVTKSAFLQRSHGSEVADFLIWRRRAGIPGGVEGEDPSRDWQRPKNTHR; encoded by the exons ATGAGAACTAGAGCGGGACTAGGTGTCCGAAAGTCCCCGCGGGAGCGCAGAGTTGGGGCGGGGCTAGTGGAGGGGcgtgccctgccccgcccccttgGCTGGCCAGACACCGAGCAGCTGGGCGCAGGCGCTGGAGCGGGGCCTCAGCTTCTGCCCCGGCTGCGGCGGGAGGAGGCGGTGCCTGCGGGAGCGAAGGGGGCGGGTCAGGGGCTGCGGGCTTTCTCCCGCTGCATTATCCCTGGCCCACCGCCTCCCTCTGCAGGTGCGGCGGCTG GACCCGAGGCTGCGTCACTGCGGAGAGAGTTGCAGAAGTGGAGCCTGTCCTGCAGACCAAGGAG CAGCCAGGCACGGGATCCAGTTACCAAATCAGCGTTTTTGCAGAG GTCTCATGGGTCAGAGGTGGCAGACTTCCTGATTTGGCGGAGAAGGGCGGGGATTCCTGGAGGTGTGGAAGGAGAGGACCCCTCCAGAG ATTGGCAAAGACCTAAGAATACTCACCGTTGA
- the LOC123578707 gene encoding uncharacterized protein LOC123578707 isoform X3 — MRTRAGLGVRKSPRERRVGAGLVEGRALPRPLGWPDTEQLGAGAGAGPQLLPRLRREEAVPAGAKGAGQGLRAFSRCIIPGPPPPSAGPEAASLRRELQKWSLSCRPRSSQARDPVTKSAFLQRHHPPLPPVAAVATCRLPRMLWLRPPPARREHGLEYKVHEASRCRTPLSIDSVGEGPPGIRSTRPPHRREPGPGEKE, encoded by the exons ATGAGAACTAGAGCGGGACTAGGTGTCCGAAAGTCCCCGCGGGAGCGCAGAGTTGGGGCGGGGCTAGTGGAGGGGcgtgccctgccccgcccccttgGCTGGCCAGACACCGAGCAGCTGGGCGCAGGCGCTGGAGCGGGGCCTCAGCTTCTGCCCCGGCTGCGGCGGGAGGAGGCGGTGCCTGCGGGAGCGAAGGGGGCGGGTCAGGGGCTGCGGGCTTTCTCCCGCTGCATTATCCCTGGCCCACCGCCTCCCTCTGCAG GACCCGAGGCTGCGTCACTGCGGAGAGAGTTGCAGAAGTGGAGCCTGTCCTGCAGACCAAGGAG CAGCCAGGCACGGGATCCAGTTACCAAATCAGCGTTTTTGCAGAG GCACCACCCCCCACTGCCACCTGTCGCTGCCGTCGCGACCTGTCGCCTCCCACGCATGTTGTGGCTGCGCCCGCCCCCGGCAAGACGAGAACACGGCCTGGAATACAAGGTCCATGAGGCTTCGCGGTGCCGGACGCCTCTGTCTATAGACAGCGTAGGCGAAGGGCCTCCTGGGATTCGTAGTACAAGGCCTCCGCACCGGCGGGAGCCCGGCCCTGGAGAAAAGGAGTGa
- the LOC123578707 gene encoding uncharacterized protein LOC123578707 isoform X12, whose product MRTRAGLGVRKSPRERRVGAGLVEGRALPRPLGWPDTEQLGAGAGAGPQLLPRLRREEAVPAGAKGAGQGLRAFSRCIIPGPPPPSAGAAAGPEAASLRRELQKWSLSCRPRRSHGSEVADFLIWRRRAGIPGGVEGEDPSRGDFLSGR is encoded by the exons ATGAGAACTAGAGCGGGACTAGGTGTCCGAAAGTCCCCGCGGGAGCGCAGAGTTGGGGCGGGGCTAGTGGAGGGGcgtgccctgccccgcccccttgGCTGGCCAGACACCGAGCAGCTGGGCGCAGGCGCTGGAGCGGGGCCTCAGCTTCTGCCCCGGCTGCGGCGGGAGGAGGCGGTGCCTGCGGGAGCGAAGGGGGCGGGTCAGGGGCTGCGGGCTTTCTCCCGCTGCATTATCCCTGGCCCACCGCCTCCCTCTGCAGGTGCGGCGGCTG GACCCGAGGCTGCGTCACTGCGGAGAGAGTTGCAGAAGTGGAGCCTGTCCTGCAGACCAAGGAG GTCTCATGGGTCAGAGGTGGCAGACTTCCTGATTTGGCGGAGAAGGGCGGGGATTCCTGGAGGTGTGGAAGGAGAGGACCCCTCCAGAG GTGACTTCCTGAGTGGAAGATGA
- the LOC123578707 gene encoding uncharacterized protein LOC123578707 isoform X7, which translates to MRTRAGLGVRKSPRERRVGAGLVEGRALPRPLGWPDTEQLGAGAGAGPQLLPRLRREEAVPAGAKGAGQGLRAFSRCIIPGPPPPSAGAAAGPEAASLRRELQKWSLSCRPRSQARDPVTKSAFLQRSHGSEVADFLIWRRRAGIPGGVEGEDPSRVISTPNVGLKLTTQRSRVTCSSD; encoded by the exons ATGAGAACTAGAGCGGGACTAGGTGTCCGAAAGTCCCCGCGGGAGCGCAGAGTTGGGGCGGGGCTAGTGGAGGGGcgtgccctgccccgcccccttgGCTGGCCAGACACCGAGCAGCTGGGCGCAGGCGCTGGAGCGGGGCCTCAGCTTCTGCCCCGGCTGCGGCGGGAGGAGGCGGTGCCTGCGGGAGCGAAGGGGGCGGGTCAGGGGCTGCGGGCTTTCTCCCGCTGCATTATCCCTGGCCCACCGCCTCCCTCTGCAGGTGCGGCGGCTG GACCCGAGGCTGCGTCACTGCGGAGAGAGTTGCAGAAGTGGAGCCTGTCCTGCAGACCAAGGAG CCAGGCACGGGATCCAGTTACCAAATCAGCGTTTTTGCAGAG GTCTCATGGGTCAGAGGTGGCAGACTTCCTGATTTGGCGGAGAAGGGCGGGGATTCCTGGAGGTGTGGAAGGAGAGGACCCCTCCAGAG taatctccacgcccaacgtggggctcaaacttacaacccagagatcaagagtcacgtgctcttctgactga
- the LOC123578707 gene encoding uncharacterized protein LOC123578707 isoform X2: protein MRTRAGLGVRKSPRERRVGAGLVEGRALPRPLGWPDTEQLGAGAGAGPQLLPRLRREEAVPAGAKGAGQGLRAFSRCIIPGPPPPSAGAAAGPEAASLRRELQKWSLSCRPRSQARDPVTKSAFLQRHHPPLPPVAAVATCRLPRMLWLRPPPARREHGLEYKVHEASRCRTPLSIDSVGEGPPGIRSTRPPHRREPGPGEKE from the exons ATGAGAACTAGAGCGGGACTAGGTGTCCGAAAGTCCCCGCGGGAGCGCAGAGTTGGGGCGGGGCTAGTGGAGGGGcgtgccctgccccgcccccttgGCTGGCCAGACACCGAGCAGCTGGGCGCAGGCGCTGGAGCGGGGCCTCAGCTTCTGCCCCGGCTGCGGCGGGAGGAGGCGGTGCCTGCGGGAGCGAAGGGGGCGGGTCAGGGGCTGCGGGCTTTCTCCCGCTGCATTATCCCTGGCCCACCGCCTCCCTCTGCAGGTGCGGCGGCTG GACCCGAGGCTGCGTCACTGCGGAGAGAGTTGCAGAAGTGGAGCCTGTCCTGCAGACCAAGGAG CCAGGCACGGGATCCAGTTACCAAATCAGCGTTTTTGCAGAG GCACCACCCCCCACTGCCACCTGTCGCTGCCGTCGCGACCTGTCGCCTCCCACGCATGTTGTGGCTGCGCCCGCCCCCGGCAAGACGAGAACACGGCCTGGAATACAAGGTCCATGAGGCTTCGCGGTGCCGGACGCCTCTGTCTATAGACAGCGTAGGCGAAGGGCCTCCTGGGATTCGTAGTACAAGGCCTCCGCACCGGCGGGAGCCCGGCCCTGGAGAAAAGGAGTGa
- the LOC123578707 gene encoding uncharacterized protein LOC123578707 isoform X10 — translation MRTRAGLGVRKSPRERRVGAGLVEGRALPRPLGWPDTEQLGAGAGAGPQLLPRLRREEAVPAGAKGAGQGLRAFSRCIIPGPPPPSAGAAAGPEAASLRRELQKWSLSCRPRRSHGSEVADFLIWRRRAGIPGGVEGEDPSRVISTPNVGLKLTTQRSRVTCSSD, via the exons ATGAGAACTAGAGCGGGACTAGGTGTCCGAAAGTCCCCGCGGGAGCGCAGAGTTGGGGCGGGGCTAGTGGAGGGGcgtgccctgccccgcccccttgGCTGGCCAGACACCGAGCAGCTGGGCGCAGGCGCTGGAGCGGGGCCTCAGCTTCTGCCCCGGCTGCGGCGGGAGGAGGCGGTGCCTGCGGGAGCGAAGGGGGCGGGTCAGGGGCTGCGGGCTTTCTCCCGCTGCATTATCCCTGGCCCACCGCCTCCCTCTGCAGGTGCGGCGGCTG GACCCGAGGCTGCGTCACTGCGGAGAGAGTTGCAGAAGTGGAGCCTGTCCTGCAGACCAAGGAG GTCTCATGGGTCAGAGGTGGCAGACTTCCTGATTTGGCGGAGAAGGGCGGGGATTCCTGGAGGTGTGGAAGGAGAGGACCCCTCCAGAG taatctccacgcccaacgtggggctcaaacttacaacccagagatcaagagtcacgtgctcttctgactga
- the LOC123578707 gene encoding uncharacterized protein LOC123578707 isoform X5, giving the protein MRTRAGLGVRKSPRERRVGAGLVEGRALPRPLGWPDTEQLGAGAGAGPQLLPRLRREEAVPAGAKGAGQGLRAFSRCIIPGPPPPSAGAAAGPEAASLRRELQKWSLSCRPRSQARDPVTKSAFLQRHKIPESSKLPPLSSLAPPSSPLPHSPRPWNWERVSRFPTSRIPASFLHPHSQQL; this is encoded by the exons ATGAGAACTAGAGCGGGACTAGGTGTCCGAAAGTCCCCGCGGGAGCGCAGAGTTGGGGCGGGGCTAGTGGAGGGGcgtgccctgccccgcccccttgGCTGGCCAGACACCGAGCAGCTGGGCGCAGGCGCTGGAGCGGGGCCTCAGCTTCTGCCCCGGCTGCGGCGGGAGGAGGCGGTGCCTGCGGGAGCGAAGGGGGCGGGTCAGGGGCTGCGGGCTTTCTCCCGCTGCATTATCCCTGGCCCACCGCCTCCCTCTGCAGGTGCGGCGGCTG GACCCGAGGCTGCGTCACTGCGGAGAGAGTTGCAGAAGTGGAGCCTGTCCTGCAGACCAAGGAG CCAGGCACGGGATCCAGTTACCAAATCAGCGTTTTTGCAGAG GCACAAAATTCCTGAAAGCTCCAAACTCCCACCTCTGTCATCCTTGGCGCCCccctcatcccccctcccccattctccaaGGCCCTGGAATTGGGAAAGGGTCTCCCGCTTCCCGACTTCTAGGATCCCAGCCTCGTTCCTCCACCCCCATTCCCAGCAGTTATAA
- the LOC123578707 gene encoding uncharacterized protein LOC123578707 isoform X6, with protein sequence MRTRAGLGVRKSPRERRVGAGLVEGRALPRPLGWPDTEQLGAGAGAGPQLLPRLRREEAVPAGAKGAGQGLRAFSRCIIPGPPPPSAGAAAGPEAASLRRELQKWSLSCRPRSSQARDPVTKSAFLQRSHGSEVADFLIWRRRAGIPGGVEGEDPSRVISTPNVGLKLTTQRSRVTCSSD encoded by the exons ATGAGAACTAGAGCGGGACTAGGTGTCCGAAAGTCCCCGCGGGAGCGCAGAGTTGGGGCGGGGCTAGTGGAGGGGcgtgccctgccccgcccccttgGCTGGCCAGACACCGAGCAGCTGGGCGCAGGCGCTGGAGCGGGGCCTCAGCTTCTGCCCCGGCTGCGGCGGGAGGAGGCGGTGCCTGCGGGAGCGAAGGGGGCGGGTCAGGGGCTGCGGGCTTTCTCCCGCTGCATTATCCCTGGCCCACCGCCTCCCTCTGCAGGTGCGGCGGCTG GACCCGAGGCTGCGTCACTGCGGAGAGAGTTGCAGAAGTGGAGCCTGTCCTGCAGACCAAGGAG CAGCCAGGCACGGGATCCAGTTACCAAATCAGCGTTTTTGCAGAG GTCTCATGGGTCAGAGGTGGCAGACTTCCTGATTTGGCGGAGAAGGGCGGGGATTCCTGGAGGTGTGGAAGGAGAGGACCCCTCCAGAG taatctccacgcccaacgtggggctcaaacttacaacccagagatcaagagtcacgtgctcttctgactga
- the LOC123578707 gene encoding uncharacterized protein LOC123578707 isoform X11, which produces MRTRAGLGVRKSPRERRVGAGLVEGRALPRPLGWPDTEQLGAGAGAGPQLLPRLRREEAVPAGAKGAGQGLRAFSRCIIPGPPPPSAGAAAGPEAASLRRELQKWSLSCRPRSSQARDPVTKSAFLQRSHGSEVADFLIWRRRAGIPGGVEGEDPSRGDFLSGR; this is translated from the exons ATGAGAACTAGAGCGGGACTAGGTGTCCGAAAGTCCCCGCGGGAGCGCAGAGTTGGGGCGGGGCTAGTGGAGGGGcgtgccctgccccgcccccttgGCTGGCCAGACACCGAGCAGCTGGGCGCAGGCGCTGGAGCGGGGCCTCAGCTTCTGCCCCGGCTGCGGCGGGAGGAGGCGGTGCCTGCGGGAGCGAAGGGGGCGGGTCAGGGGCTGCGGGCTTTCTCCCGCTGCATTATCCCTGGCCCACCGCCTCCCTCTGCAGGTGCGGCGGCTG GACCCGAGGCTGCGTCACTGCGGAGAGAGTTGCAGAAGTGGAGCCTGTCCTGCAGACCAAGGAG CAGCCAGGCACGGGATCCAGTTACCAAATCAGCGTTTTTGCAGAG GTCTCATGGGTCAGAGGTGGCAGACTTCCTGATTTGGCGGAGAAGGGCGGGGATTCCTGGAGGTGTGGAAGGAGAGGACCCCTCCAGAG GTGACTTCCTGAGTGGAAGATGA
- the LOC123578707 gene encoding uncharacterized protein LOC123578707 isoform X13 gives MRTGAAAGPEAASLRRELQKWSLSCRPRSSQARDPVTKSAFLQRHHPPLPPVAAVATCRLPRMLWLRPPPARREHGLEYKVHEASRCRTPLSIDSVGEGPPGIRSTRPPHRREPGPGEKE, from the exons ATGAGGACAG GTGCGGCGGCTG GACCCGAGGCTGCGTCACTGCGGAGAGAGTTGCAGAAGTGGAGCCTGTCCTGCAGACCAAGGAG CAGCCAGGCACGGGATCCAGTTACCAAATCAGCGTTTTTGCAGAG GCACCACCCCCCACTGCCACCTGTCGCTGCCGTCGCGACCTGTCGCCTCCCACGCATGTTGTGGCTGCGCCCGCCCCCGGCAAGACGAGAACACGGCCTGGAATACAAGGTCCATGAGGCTTCGCGGTGCCGGACGCCTCTGTCTATAGACAGCGTAGGCGAAGGGCCTCCTGGGATTCGTAGTACAAGGCCTCCGCACCGGCGGGAGCCCGGCCCTGGAGAAAAGGAGTGa
- the NR1H2 gene encoding oxysterols receptor LXR-beta: protein MSTPTTSSLDTPLPGNGPPQPSAPSSSPAIKEEGPELWPVGPDPDVPGDDWARSACSEVVPDPAEEPERKRKKGPAPKMLGHELCRVCGDKASGFHYNVLSCEGCKGFFRRSVVRGGARRYACRGGGTCQMDAFMRRKCQQCRLRKCKEAGMREQCVLSEEQIRKKKIRKQQQQQQQQSPVGPSGGSSSASGPGASPGGSDGGGQGSGEGEGVQLTAAQELMIQQLVAAQLQCNKRSFSDQPKVTPWPLGADPQSRDARQQRFAHFTELAIISVQEIVDFAKQVPGFLQLGREDQIALLKASTIEIMLLETARRYNHETECITFLKDFTYSKDDFHRAGLQVEFINPIFEFSRAMRRLGLDDAEYALLIAINIFSADRPNVQEPSRVEALQQPYVEALLSYTRIKRPQDQLRFPRMLMKLVSLRTLSSVHSEQVFALRLQDKKLPPLLSEIWDVHE from the exons atgtccactcccaccaccaGTTCCCTGGACACCCCCTTGCCTG GAAATGGCCCGCCTCAACCCAGCGCACCCTCTTCTTCACCAGCTATAAAGGAGGAGGGTCCTGAACTGTGGCCTGTGGGTCCAGACCCTGATGTCCCAGGCGATGACTGGGCCCGTTCAGCCTGCAGCGAGG TCGTCCCAGACCCGGCAGAGGAACCGGAGCGCAAGCGAAAGAAGGGCCCGGCTCCAAAGATGCTGGGCCATGAGCTGTGCCGCGTGTGCGGGGACAAGGCCTCCGGCTTCCACTACAACGTGCTCAGCTGCGAAGGCTGCAAGGGCTTCTTCCGGCGCAGCGTGGTCCGAGGCGGGGCCAGGCGCTACGCCTGCCGGGGCGGCGGGACCTGCCAGATGGACGCCTTCATGCGGCGCAAGTGCCAGCAGTGCCGGCTGCGCAAATGCAAGGAGGCCGGGATGAGAGAGCAGT GCGTCCTATCCGAAGAACAGATCCGAAAGAAGAAGATtcggaagcagcagcagcagcagcagcaacagtcACCTGTGGGGCCATCGGGCGGCAGCAGCTCAGCCTCTGGGCCTGGGGCTTCCCCTGGAGGGTCTGACGGAGGTGGCCAGGGCTCCGGGGAAGGCGAGGGTGTCCAGTTAACAGCCGCTCAGGAACTAATGATCCAGCAGTTGGTGGCGGCTCAGCTGCAGTGCAACAAACGCTCCTTCTCCGACCAGCCCAAAGTCACG CCCTGGCCCCTGGGCGCGGACCCCCAGTCCCGTGATGCACGCCAGCAGCGTTTCGCCCACTTCACGGAGTTAGCCATCATCTCAGTCCAGGAGATTGTGGATTTTGCCAAACAGGTGCCTGGCTTCCTGCAGCTGGGCCGCGAGGACCAGATTGCCCTCCTGAAGGCATCTACCATTGAG ATCATGCTGCTAGAGACAGCCAGACGCTACAACCATGAGACAGAGTGCATCACTTTCCTGAAAGACTTCACCTACAGCAAGGATGACTTCCACCGCGCag GCCTGCAGGTGGAGTTCATCAACCCCATCTTCGAGTTCTCCCGAGCCATGCGGCGGCTGGGCCTGGACGACGCAGAGTACGCCCTCCTCATCGCCATCAACATCTTCTCCGCTGACCGGCCCAACGTGCAGGAGCCGAGCCGCGTGGAGGCCCTACAGCAGCCGTACGTGGAGGCCCTGCTCTCCTATACGCGCATCAAAAGGCCGCAG GACCAGCTACGCTTCCCCCGGATGCTGATGAAGCTTGTGAGCCTGCGCACGCTGAGCTCTGTGCACTCAGAGCAGGTCTTTGCCCTGCGGCTCCAAGACAAGAAACTGCCGCCTCTGCTGTCTGAGATCTGGGATGTCCACGAGTGA
- the LOC123578707 gene encoding uncharacterized protein LOC123578707 isoform X14, with product MDEDRCGGWTRGCVTAERVAEVEPVLQTKEQPGTGSSYQISVFAEGWKALYDSGTTPHCHLSLPSRPVASHACCGCARPRQDENTAWNTRSMRLRGAGRLCL from the exons ATGGATGAGGACAG GTGCGGCGGCTG GACCCGAGGCTGCGTCACTGCGGAGAGAGTTGCAGAAGTGGAGCCTGTCCTGCAGACCAAGGAG CAGCCAGGCACGGGATCCAGTTACCAAATCAGCGTTTTTGCAGAG GGTTGGAAAGCCCTTTACGATTCAGGCACCACCCCCCACTGCCACCTGTCGCTGCCGTCGCGACCTGTCGCCTCCCACGCATGTTGTGGCTGCGCCCGCCCCCGGCAAGACGAGAACACGGCCTGGAATACAAGGTCCATGAGGCTTCGCGGTGCCGGACGCCTCTGTCTATAG
- the LOC123578707 gene encoding uncharacterized protein LOC123578707 isoform X1, which produces MRTRAGLGVRKSPRERRVGAGLVEGRALPRPLGWPDTEQLGAGAGAGPQLLPRLRREEAVPAGAKGAGQGLRAFSRCIIPGPPPPSAGAAAGPEAASLRRELQKWSLSCRPRSSQARDPVTKSAFLQRHHPPLPPVAAVATCRLPRMLWLRPPPARREHGLEYKVHEASRCRTPLSIDSVGEGPPGIRSTRPPHRREPGPGEKE; this is translated from the exons ATGAGAACTAGAGCGGGACTAGGTGTCCGAAAGTCCCCGCGGGAGCGCAGAGTTGGGGCGGGGCTAGTGGAGGGGcgtgccctgccccgcccccttgGCTGGCCAGACACCGAGCAGCTGGGCGCAGGCGCTGGAGCGGGGCCTCAGCTTCTGCCCCGGCTGCGGCGGGAGGAGGCGGTGCCTGCGGGAGCGAAGGGGGCGGGTCAGGGGCTGCGGGCTTTCTCCCGCTGCATTATCCCTGGCCCACCGCCTCCCTCTGCAGGTGCGGCGGCTG GACCCGAGGCTGCGTCACTGCGGAGAGAGTTGCAGAAGTGGAGCCTGTCCTGCAGACCAAGGAG CAGCCAGGCACGGGATCCAGTTACCAAATCAGCGTTTTTGCAGAG GCACCACCCCCCACTGCCACCTGTCGCTGCCGTCGCGACCTGTCGCCTCCCACGCATGTTGTGGCTGCGCCCGCCCCCGGCAAGACGAGAACACGGCCTGGAATACAAGGTCCATGAGGCTTCGCGGTGCCGGACGCCTCTGTCTATAGACAGCGTAGGCGAAGGGCCTCCTGGGATTCGTAGTACAAGGCCTCCGCACCGGCGGGAGCCCGGCCCTGGAGAAAAGGAGTGa
- the LOC123578707 gene encoding uncharacterized protein LOC123578707 isoform X4, with translation MRTRAGLGVRKSPRERRVGAGLVEGRALPRPLGWPDTEQLGAGAGAGPQLLPRLRREEAVPAGAKGAGQGLRAFSRCIIPGPPPPSAGAAAGPEAASLRRELQKWSLSCRPRSSQARDPVTKSAFLQRHKIPESSKLPPLSSLAPPSSPLPHSPRPWNWERVSRFPTSRIPASFLHPHSQQL, from the exons ATGAGAACTAGAGCGGGACTAGGTGTCCGAAAGTCCCCGCGGGAGCGCAGAGTTGGGGCGGGGCTAGTGGAGGGGcgtgccctgccccgcccccttgGCTGGCCAGACACCGAGCAGCTGGGCGCAGGCGCTGGAGCGGGGCCTCAGCTTCTGCCCCGGCTGCGGCGGGAGGAGGCGGTGCCTGCGGGAGCGAAGGGGGCGGGTCAGGGGCTGCGGGCTTTCTCCCGCTGCATTATCCCTGGCCCACCGCCTCCCTCTGCAGGTGCGGCGGCTG GACCCGAGGCTGCGTCACTGCGGAGAGAGTTGCAGAAGTGGAGCCTGTCCTGCAGACCAAGGAG CAGCCAGGCACGGGATCCAGTTACCAAATCAGCGTTTTTGCAGAG GCACAAAATTCCTGAAAGCTCCAAACTCCCACCTCTGTCATCCTTGGCGCCCccctcatcccccctcccccattctccaaGGCCCTGGAATTGGGAAAGGGTCTCCCGCTTCCCGACTTCTAGGATCCCAGCCTCGTTCCTCCACCCCCATTCCCAGCAGTTATAA
- the LOC123578707 gene encoding uncharacterized protein LOC123578707 isoform X8, with amino-acid sequence MRTRAGLGVRKSPRERRVGAGLVEGRALPRPLGWPDTEQLGAGAGAGPQLLPRLRREEAVPAGAKGAGQGLRAFSRCIIPGPPPPSAGAAAGPEAASLRRELQKWSLSCRPRSSQARDPVTKSAFLQRVGKPFTIQAPPPTATCRCRRDLSPPTHVVAAPAPGKTRTRPGIQGP; translated from the exons ATGAGAACTAGAGCGGGACTAGGTGTCCGAAAGTCCCCGCGGGAGCGCAGAGTTGGGGCGGGGCTAGTGGAGGGGcgtgccctgccccgcccccttgGCTGGCCAGACACCGAGCAGCTGGGCGCAGGCGCTGGAGCGGGGCCTCAGCTTCTGCCCCGGCTGCGGCGGGAGGAGGCGGTGCCTGCGGGAGCGAAGGGGGCGGGTCAGGGGCTGCGGGCTTTCTCCCGCTGCATTATCCCTGGCCCACCGCCTCCCTCTGCAGGTGCGGCGGCTG GACCCGAGGCTGCGTCACTGCGGAGAGAGTTGCAGAAGTGGAGCCTGTCCTGCAGACCAAGGAG CAGCCAGGCACGGGATCCAGTTACCAAATCAGCGTTTTTGCAGAG GGTTGGAAAGCCCTTTACGATTCAGGCACCACCCCCCACTGCCACCTGTCGCTGCCGTCGCGACCTGTCGCCTCCCACGCATGTTGTGGCTGCGCCCGCCCCCGGCAAGACGAGAACACGGCCTGGAATACAAGGTCCATGA